In Candidatus Chlorohelix allophototropha, one DNA window encodes the following:
- a CDS encoding xanthine dehydrogenase family protein molybdopterin-binding subunit, with translation MGAISGMVGARIKRREDPRLITGNASYTDDFKFVNMSYAHFLRSDYAHARIKSIDTSAAKKHPGVLAVLTGEDLKGKAGEMVAVPFGANCIIPPHSAITSDKVRYVGEVVAVVIADDRATARDASELISVEYEELPAVVDIEEAAKGLPALVHDGIPNNIGATLEFGDAAKTKEAFANAEVIVEQRFNNQRLAPSPMEGRGCVAVWQKGEDALTLYTSTQIPHYTRTFLALTLSIPEHQVRVVAPEVGGGFGAKLNYYPEELVCAYAARKLGRPVKWSETRSESLASMIHGRGQIDYVRIAANKDGTILGIDITAYQDIGAYYQVLTACISALTGLMATGAYDMPAAYFKVYNVITNKVSTDAYRGAGRPEATYFIERIVTLLANELGMDQAEIRRKNFIPKEKFPFATPVGLTYDSGDYDIALDKALEMFDYANMQKMAADARANGRYVGIGMSSYSEVCGMGPSKGMFTSGGWESATLRFEKTGKATVFSGASPHGQGQETSFAQMVATEFGLDYNDVIVKHGDTGNTSYGLGTYGSRGTAVGGAALAMAIETVKEKARKIAASMLEASEEDVVFDTGKYTVKGAAGGKSVTIQEVVFRAYVNPFDGIEPGLESTRFFEPTNFTFPFGTHICAVEIDADTGEVKFLKYVAVDDVGNQINPLLVEGQVHGGLAQGIAQALYEEVVYDSDGQLVTGTLMDYTVPNATELPHFELGSTCTPSPVNPMGVKGVGEAGTIASTPCVVNALMDALINTGIKDIDMPLRPEKLWRAIHGK, from the coding sequence ATGGGAGCTATTTCCGGTATGGTCGGCGCACGCATTAAGCGCCGAGAAGACCCCCGCCTTATCACCGGTAATGCCAGCTATACCGATGATTTCAAGTTTGTAAATATGTCCTATGCCCACTTCTTACGCAGCGATTATGCGCATGCTCGTATCAAAAGCATTGATACTTCTGCCGCTAAAAAGCACCCCGGCGTTCTGGCGGTGTTGACGGGCGAAGATTTGAAGGGTAAAGCTGGTGAGATGGTTGCAGTGCCGTTTGGAGCTAATTGTATAATTCCCCCTCATTCTGCCATTACCAGTGATAAAGTTCGCTATGTCGGTGAAGTAGTCGCGGTGGTAATTGCCGATGACCGCGCCACTGCTCGCGATGCTTCTGAGCTTATAAGTGTGGAATATGAAGAACTTCCCGCAGTAGTTGATATTGAAGAAGCGGCGAAGGGTTTACCCGCGCTGGTACACGATGGCATTCCCAACAATATCGGTGCAACGCTCGAATTTGGCGATGCTGCCAAGACTAAAGAAGCTTTTGCCAATGCGGAAGTAATCGTGGAGCAGCGCTTTAACAACCAACGCCTTGCCCCTAGCCCAATGGAAGGGCGCGGTTGCGTGGCGGTTTGGCAAAAAGGCGAGGATGCGCTTACCCTCTATACCAGCACCCAGATTCCGCACTATACCAGAACCTTCTTGGCATTAACCTTGAGCATCCCCGAACATCAGGTGCGAGTGGTTGCACCGGAAGTAGGTGGCGGTTTTGGCGCAAAACTTAATTACTACCCTGAAGAATTGGTTTGTGCATATGCCGCCCGCAAGCTAGGTCGTCCGGTAAAATGGAGCGAAACCCGCAGTGAATCGTTGGCATCTATGATTCACGGGCGCGGTCAGATAGATTATGTGCGCATTGCTGCCAATAAAGACGGCACAATTCTCGGCATTGATATTACCGCATATCAGGATATAGGCGCTTATTATCAGGTGCTGACTGCCTGTATCTCTGCCCTTACCGGCTTGATGGCAACCGGCGCATACGATATGCCCGCCGCTTATTTCAAGGTTTATAACGTCATTACCAACAAGGTTTCAACCGATGCCTACCGAGGCGCGGGTCGCCCTGAAGCAACCTATTTCATCGAGCGCATAGTCACTTTGTTGGCGAATGAACTTGGGATGGATCAGGCAGAAATCCGCCGCAAGAATTTTATTCCCAAAGAAAAATTCCCCTTTGCCACTCCGGTTGGGCTTACCTACGACAGCGGCGATTATGATATTGCGTTGGACAAAGCGCTGGAAATGTTTGATTATGCCAATATGCAGAAAATGGCGGCAGATGCTCGCGCCAACGGTCGTTACGTTGGTATCGGGATGAGCAGTTATTCTGAGGTCTGTGGCATGGGTCCTAGCAAGGGCATGTTTACCAGTGGCGGTTGGGAATCTGCCACCCTGCGCTTTGAGAAAACCGGGAAAGCCACCGTATTCAGCGGCGCTTCTCCCCATGGTCAAGGACAGGAAACCAGCTTTGCCCAGATGGTCGCAACCGAATTCGGCTTGGATTATAACGACGTTATCGTTAAGCACGGCGATACGGGCAATACATCCTATGGTTTAGGAACTTACGGTAGTCGCGGTACTGCGGTTGGTGGCGCGGCGTTGGCAATGGCAATAGAAACCGTTAAAGAAAAAGCTCGCAAGATAGCTGCCTCTATGCTGGAAGCCAGTGAGGAAGATGTGGTATTCGATACCGGCAAATATACGGTGAAGGGCGCTGCCGGTGGTAAAAGCGTGACGATTCAGGAAGTGGTATTTCGTGCCTATGTAAATCCGTTCGATGGTATCGAACCGGGTTTGGAATCCACTCGCTTCTTTGAGCCTACCAACTTTACCTTCCCGTTCGGTACGCACATTTGCGCGGTAGAAATTGATGCCGACACCGGCGAGGTGAAATTCCTCAAGTATGTAGCGGTGGACGATGTGGGCAACCAGATCAACCCTTTGCTAGTGGAAGGACAGGTTCATGGCGGCTTGGCGCAAGGTATCGCCCAAGCTTTGTATGAGGAAGTAGTGTACGATAGTGACGGTCAGTTGGTAACCGGTACTTTGATGGATTATACCGTACCGAATGCCACCGAACTGCCGCACTTCGAACTCGGTAGCACTTGTACACCTAGCCCGGTTAATCCGATGGGCGTAAAGGGCGTAGGCGAGGCAGGTACTATCGCCAGCACTCCTTGCGTGGTGAATGCGCTAATGGATGCTTTGATTAATACCGGAATAAAAGATATAGATATGCCGTTGCGCCCTGAGAAGTTGTGGCGCGCAATCCACGGAAAATAG
- a CDS encoding CHAD domain-containing protein yields the protein MQENELENEKDQLSHLLITNNPLINASTEFKLHSEMLMSEAGRQILRRNLKKFLENETLARDANDSEGVHNMRVATRRLRATLKLLEESVFDPVITRRFRKHLRKLANALGATRDSDVLLQHLNEYISQQLPETHTQLEEFRQAIVKINQKARVAMLDTLGTKAVQRLLLELEALIETYGKGELKPRIAEHEVAPTLVRHFAGSFIWKSYEAVLAYETAMPAPLPVLHRLRVACKKFRYTLNFFEEALPEEAHTLVDKVSHIQDYLGQMQDHWVGIARAEHLLLKHPDNEAILHYRDERLAALEEKRNGFELIWKKLVGEAFRQNLAMVIAGVSKS from the coding sequence ATGCAAGAAAATGAATTGGAAAATGAAAAAGACCAACTTTCTCACTTATTAATTACTAATAACCCTCTTATTAATGCTTCTACTGAATTCAAACTACATTCTGAAATGCTCATGTCTGAGGCAGGTCGCCAAATATTAAGGCGTAATCTGAAGAAATTCTTGGAAAATGAAACGCTTGCACGTGACGCAAATGACTCGGAAGGGGTACACAATATGCGGGTGGCGACTCGGCGACTCCGCGCAACTCTGAAATTGCTAGAAGAAAGCGTCTTTGATCCGGTAATAACGCGCCGTTTCAGAAAACATCTGCGCAAACTGGCAAACGCTTTGGGCGCAACCCGTGATAGTGATGTATTGCTACAACACCTCAATGAATATATAAGCCAGCAACTTCCTGAAACTCATACGCAACTGGAAGAATTCCGCCAAGCCATCGTTAAAATAAATCAAAAAGCCCGCGTTGCGATGCTTGATACATTAGGAACTAAAGCTGTGCAACGGCTTTTGCTTGAATTAGAAGCACTTATCGAAACGTACGGAAAAGGGGAACTAAAACCGAGAATAGCTGAACATGAGGTTGCACCAACCCTAGTACGACACTTTGCGGGTAGTTTTATTTGGAAAAGTTATGAGGCGGTGCTGGCATACGAAACTGCAATGCCTGCTCCTTTACCTGTATTACATCGGTTGAGAGTGGCATGCAAAAAATTCCGTTATACCCTTAATTTTTTCGAAGAGGCTTTACCAGAAGAAGCGCACACACTAGTTGATAAAGTATCCCATATTCAGGATTATCTAGGGCAAATGCAAGATCATTGGGTAGGTATTGCGCGGGCAGAACATTTACTTTTGAAACACCCCGATAATGAAGCTATTTTGCATTATCGGGATGAACGTTTGGCAGCTTTGGAAGAAAAGAGAAATGGGTTTGAGTTGATTTGGAAGAAACTGGTTGGTGAAGCATTCAGGCAAAATCTGGCAATGGTTATAGCCGGAGTAAGTAAAAGCTAA
- a CDS encoding (2Fe-2S)-binding protein, which translates to MKRTITLTVNGTTYTRDVEPRTLLVHFLREELALTGTHIGCDTSQCGACTVLLNGNSIKSCTAFAVQADGGEITTIEGLAAEDGKLHPLQEGFWEEHGLQCGYCTPGMILSSEQLLQRNPNPSEEEIRKGIEGNLCRCTGYQNIVKAVQHAAKNSAAKA; encoded by the coding sequence GTGAAGAGGACTATTACATTGACCGTAAACGGGACTACTTATACTCGTGACGTTGAACCACGCACTTTGTTGGTTCATTTTTTGCGAGAAGAGTTAGCATTGACCGGAACCCATATCGGCTGCGATACCAGCCAGTGTGGTGCATGCACAGTTCTTCTAAACGGTAATAGCATAAAAAGTTGTACTGCCTTTGCAGTTCAAGCAGATGGGGGGGAAATTACCACCATTGAAGGTCTGGCGGCTGAAGATGGGAAATTGCACCCGCTTCAGGAAGGTTTCTGGGAAGAACACGGTTTGCAATGCGGTTATTGCACACCGGGCATGATTCTATCCAGCGAACAGCTTTTGCAACGCAATCCTAACCCCTCCGAAGAAGAAATCCGCAAGGGTATTGAAGGTAATCTGTGCCGCTGCACCGGCTACCAAAACATTGTGAAAGCAGTACAACACGCCGCTAAAAATTCCGCAGCAAAAGCCTAA
- a CDS encoding SRPBCC family protein: protein MEINGDYKLKAPPELVWNKIMDREILEKSLPGCEKLLQISPEEYEATLKIGVGSIKGTYNGILRLTEIQKPFHYILSIEGGGTHSHLKGQAVFDFEEFDAGNKLYTLVKYKGEVHIGGKLADIGTRMLSPLAKLLIGNFFKSVEKQPYNQDMLNKEVVNPGIQS from the coding sequence GTGGAAATCAACGGCGATTATAAATTAAAAGCGCCTCCTGAGCTTGTTTGGAACAAGATTATGGACAGAGAAATTCTAGAGAAATCTCTGCCCGGTTGTGAAAAACTGCTTCAAATTTCCCCTGAAGAATATGAAGCCACCTTGAAAATTGGGGTTGGTTCGATTAAAGGAACCTACAACGGAATACTTCGCCTTACAGAAATTCAAAAACCTTTCCACTATATTTTATCAATAGAAGGTGGCGGTACGCATAGCCACCTCAAAGGTCAAGCTGTTTTTGATTTTGAGGAATTTGACGCAGGCAATAAGCTCTATACCTTAGTTAAATACAAAGGTGAAGTGCATATTGGTGGGAAACTTGCAGATATTGGAACCCGCATGCTCTCACCGCTCGCCAAATTGCTGATCGGGAACTTTTTTAAAAGTGTCGAAAAGCAACCTTATAATCAAGATATGCTTAATAAAGAAGTAGTAAATCCTGGTATTCAATCTTAG